From Chryseotalea sp. WA131a:
AGGGTATCGATTTGGTAGTGGGTGCGAAGGGTAGTCCACTTCAACTAATTCTGTGCAATGTTTTTCACATCGATTTCCCTACCGGCAATATCAATTTACAAGAGGCTGAAAGATTGGCAAAACACCGATTGATTAAGCAAGCTATTCCCTTGGCACTGGGCGACAGCTATCAAAATTTTCGGATTGTGGGAACCACGCAAGCGTATCCAGATTTATACAATATCAAATTAAGTCAAGGTAAGTGGTGGAAAAGTGATTTAGAAGTAACGGTAGGAGCAACGGTTGCAGCGCTCATTCCATTGAAGGTAGGCGATACTTTTGCCAGTGCGCATGGCCTTTCAAAAGAGGGGCATGCGCATGATGAAAATCGGTATCGTGTGGTAGGTGTATTACAATCTTCAGGTACGGTAGTAGACAATCTGATCTTAACAAACGTGCCGAGCATTTGGAAAGTGCACGAAGAGGATGCTGCAAACGAAACGGATGCTTTACCTCAAGTAATCTCCAAGCTATTGGGTGGCGATGTTAGGGTGGATAGCACCAAGGAAATTACTTCGGTGTTGATTAAATATAAAAATCCAATGGCAGCCATTCAACTTCCTCGTTTGGTAAATGGACAAACCAACATGCAAGCCGCTTCTCCCGCTTTTGAAACAGCAAGATTGTTCACGTTATTGGGCGTAGGCACCGAAGTGCTGATGGGCTTTGGTTATGTGTTGATTTTTATTTCGGCCTTGAGCATTTTTATTGCCCTCTACAATTCCCTGAAAGAGCGCAAATACGATTTGGCCATCATGCGCAGCATGGGTGCGAGCAGAAGCAAATTGGTTTTTTCTGTTTTGTTGGAAGGAATTATACTTACGTTGATTGGGGCCTTGGTGGGTTTGTGCTTAGGCCATGCCGTGCTTTGGATTTTTACGCTTACCGTGGAAGAAAGTTCGCGAACCGGTATGACTGCCTTAGTTTTTTATACGGAAGAGTGGATGGTATTGAGCGGCAGTTGCCTGTTGGGCGTAATCTGTGCCTTGCTTCCCGCTTGGCAGGCCTACCGAACTGATATTCATAGAGTGTTAGCGGGTGGTTGACTGTTTAGTTAAACGTTTCAAGTTTGTATCTTGCAATATGAAAAAGTTAAAAGGGATTATTTTTGTTGGACTGTTTCTTTTAGTTCAAACATCGTATGCCCAAACAGAGGGCTGGAGCTTGTTTGCCAAAACAAAGTTTGAAACGAAATACAATGAAAAGGCAGCCGAGTATTTTTTGATGCCTAATTTTCCAGCCGAACTAAAAGCAATGGTAGGAAAAGAAGTTGATCTGGAAGGCTATTATCTTCCCATCGATGTAGCAGGTAATGCCTACATTGTATTGTCAAAATTTCCATACAGCCAATGTTTTTTTTGTGGCGGTGCCGGCCCAGAAACCATTGCTGAAGTTTCCTTCAAAGTAAAGCCCGAAAAATTTGATGCCGATCAGTTCATTCGAGTGAAAGGAAAATTGAAACTCAACGAATCGGATATTGACCATGTAAATTTTATGGTAGTGGATGCGGTGTTGGTGAAAAAGTAGATTTTAGCTAGAACTTATACGTTGAACTCTGAACCAGAATCTAGAAACTATTTAATCGTCCACCTTACACCAAGCATCCCTCTAATTCCCTGCATCGGTGCATAATTGTAACTCGCGTCAAACGTATATCCGTTTGGATTGTCAATAGCCACATTTTTATCGAAAGGATCGAAGGGGCGCAACAGCGGATTTTGGGGTAAAAAAATCAGCAGGTTCTTTACACCCAAATACATTTCCAAGTTTTTGTTGATGGGCTTGCTCACCTGAATATTTATAATGCTGAACCAAGGAGATTCAGGAGGCCGAAAGTCGTTGGGCACAGTTGGCAACAGCATCGGTCCATTCACTCTACCCGTTAGGTCAAATGCCCAACCCGATTTGGGCAAAGCATAACTGATGGCGAACGTTCCGGAAAAACGCGGAGCGAGAAGCTGCGGGATTTTTTGGTTGGTTTCATTCATTAAAAATACATCCATCCACGTTCCTCCGGCCAAAATTTTCAGCCCATTGGTGAACGCCACATCAGCATTAATAGTGATCCCTTGCGATACGGCATATCCTATTAAGTTATCGTAAATGATTTTATTAGGGTCGGTCAAAAAATCGCCCACAATCTTGTTGGTGAAATAAGTGTAAAAAATACTGCCATCCAGATTTACATACCCATGTTGAAAGGTCATGTTTTTGGCATAGTTCAGATTTACATTCCATGAACGCTCGGGCAGTAAATCATTTTTTACTTGCA
This genomic window contains:
- a CDS encoding ABC transporter permease, translated to MNLVVLVWNYLKAKPLNTLLNVLLLALGIGVIIVLLLFKNQLSEKIGGATKGIDLVVGAKGSPLQLILCNVFHIDFPTGNINLQEAERLAKHRLIKQAIPLALGDSYQNFRIVGTTQAYPDLYNIKLSQGKWWKSDLEVTVGATVAALIPLKVGDTFASAHGLSKEGHAHDENRYRVVGVLQSSGTVVDNLILTNVPSIWKVHEEDAANETDALPQVISKLLGGDVRVDSTKEITSVLIKYKNPMAAIQLPRLVNGQTNMQAASPAFETARLFTLLGVGTEVLMGFGYVLIFISALSIFIALYNSLKERKYDLAIMRSMGASRSKLVFSVLLEGIILTLIGALVGLCLGHAVLWIFTLTVEESSRTGMTALVFYTEEWMVLSGSCLLGVICALLPAWQAYRTDIHRVLAGG